The Mesomycoplasma hyopneumoniae J genome contains the following window.
CCAGATGTGGTTTTGAGAAATTTAGGAGCATAATATTTTCCTTCAGGGGTTTTAAAAACAACAAAATTTTCAATTAGATTACTAATTTGATTAGTTAGCTGGTGATTTAAATTGAAAGGAATGTTAAATTTTCGAACAATTTCAATAAAAGTTTTTTCTTGACGCAGAAAATTTTTTAAGCGCTCTTCCGATATAATTTCCATAATATTTATAATAACCTAACAACTAAAGCGAGCCCGAGAAAGATAAAACCCACAACAAACATTGCTCATTTTGTGAATTTTTTAAATCCGCGTTCTTTTGAAATCTGGAATAAATCTAGGTCGCTAGAACCAATAAGCGCTCCCGAAAAAGAGTTTGAATGTGGCGACATAAGCAGTGAGATTAAAATAATTAAAACACCAAAAATGGCAATAAACGTAACGATGATTGTTCTTCACATAATTCAAAAACACCAATAATAATATTAATAATTATACTATAAATTAGACAGTTTTATATAACAGTTTTTAAAAAAAATATAAAAAAACGAAGGATAAAAAAAACTTTTGATACCTTATTAATTTCAATAATAATATTTTGATTTTTTAGTACCTGAATATAATTTAAAAAGTCACCTAAAATTTTTCCTTTAAAAAATAAATTAGTTTCATATTGAAAAAGAAGCGATCGATAATCTAAATTCGAGGTTCCTATCATTCCATATTTATCATCAATGATTATTGACTTTCCATGGAAGAAAAGTTCTTTAAAATAGTGTATTTTTGCTCCATATTTCAATAATTTTTTAGCAAAAAAATCATTGAAAGTTTTAATAATTTTTGAATCATTTCTCCCCGGTAAGAAAAAATTAACCTCAATTTTAGCAAGCAAAATATCCTTTAAAGCATCAATAATTTTTTGCGAGGGAACAAGATAAGGGGTAAAAATTTTTATATTTTTTTTTGCTGAATAAATTTTTTTTAAAATAAAACCCTCAATTAATGAGTGCTCGAGGTTGGGTCCATTTTGAATAACTACACCAAGATTATCGTTTTTGTCTTGCTTTAGATTAGAATTTTCAATACTGCAAAATCCATTGATTTTTTCTTTTGATATCTTTTTTTTGCCTCATTTTGTTCAATGGAACAGAAAATTTTTACAGTAAGTTTGAACAATTTCACCTTCAAGTCTAAGGTTTAAATCCATTCAATATCCATAATTTTTATCAAAACTTGAATATTCTTCGGATATATTATTTCCGCCTGTATAAGCAATTTTTCCGTCAATAATATAAACTTTTCGGTGATTTCGGTAAAAACTTTGTCCGGAAACAAATGGAATTTTAAAGGTGTTAAAGTGCAAAACCTCAATTTTTTGCTTCTTTAATTCGATTCAATGGCGCCTTTTTATAAGATAGGTGCCAAAAGAATCGACTAAAATTTTAATTATCACCCCGCATTTCCGCTTATCAACCAGTATTTTTTTTAATTTTTTTCAAATAAAATCATTTTTTATTATATAAACATCAATAAAAATAAATTTTTTTGCATTTTTAATGTCAGCAAAAAGTTTTTCAAAAAAACTATGACCATCAACTAGCAAATTTCCATTAAATTCTTTAATTGGGGATGAAAAATATTCACTAGAAAAACTTAGTAAAGTATCTTTAGATTCTTGATTTTTCCAGGTTTGAACTTTTTCTTTTAGGTTAGTAAAATTTCTGTATTGTGCAAAATATTTTTTAATATTTTGACTTTTTAAGTATTTTCTGCCTAAAAAAATATATGAAATTGGGCCTATTATTGGCAAAATTGAACAAGCAATTAATCAAGAAATTTTCGTTTCATACCTTCTTTTTTGTAATAATATAAATAAATTAAAAAAAGAGGTAGAAGCATAAACTATAAAAATAGTCAAAATTGAAATTCAATTCATATTCTTTGCTAAAAAATAATGAATTAAATAAATTGTGGCACTAAAAGCAACTAAAAATATTACTAAGAAACAATAGTAAAAAAATCATTTTATAAATTTATGCATTATAATAATAATTTTACTATAATGTTTGAGATTGTTGTTGATTTTCCTTTAGTTTTTCAATAATTTGATCCTTTATTTCATTAAATAGTTTGGTATTATTTTCAAGTAGTAATTTTAAATTCACTTTACCTTGGGCGATATTCTCTCCCTTATATGCAAATCACGAACCTTTTCGTACAAGAATTCCAAGTTCCTCGCCTAATTGGGCAATTTCTGCTGATTTTGAAATACCTTTGGCAAAAACAATTTCAACTAAAGCAGTTTTAAAAGGAATTGCAAGCTTATTTTTTACTACTTTGATTTTTACACTATGCCCGGTGATGTCGTTTCCACTTGTTATTTGTTGAATTTTTCTAACATCTAACCTGATTGAAGCATAAAATTTGAGTCCTCTTCCACCAGGAGTAGTTTCAGGATTACCAAAAATTACTCCAACTTTTTCCCTAATTTGGTTAATAAAAATTACAGTTGTCCCGTTTTTATTTAGAGATGCTGTGATTTTTCGGAGCGCTTTTGACATCAGTCGAGCTTGTGCTCCTATTACTTGATCTTTCATTTCTCCTTGAAGTTCAGCCATTGGCACTAATGCAGCAACAGAGTCAACTACAATTAGATCAATTGCTTTTGTTTTTGTTAATGTATCGACAATGTCTAAAGCTTGTTCGCCAGAGTCTGGCTGTGAAAGTATTAAATTATCGATATCAATTCCTAAATTTTTTGCATACTGTGGATCAATTGAATGTTCTGCATCAATAAAGGCGGCAATTCCTCCCTGTTTTTGGACTTCAGCAATGGCATGGAGACTAATTGTGGTTTTCCCTGATGATTCAGGACCATAAATCTCAACAATTCTTCCTTTCGGAAAACCACCAATTCCAAGAGCCATATCGATAGCCATACTCCCAGATGAAAAAACTTCTGTATCAATTGGCGGCTTTTCACCTAAAACCATAATTGATTCGTTACCAAATTTCTTTTTAATTTCTGCAAGCGCTTGTTTTAATAATGATTTTTCGTTAATTTCAGTCATAATTGTTTCCTTTTTTTAATTTTTCGGTTTTGGTTTGTTGCTTATTCTAATTTAATATTTTTTAAACATTTTAATAAAAAAAGGAAAAATTTAGGAAAAAGTGGCCATTTTTCCTTTTTTTGAAAAAATTTTGTATTTTTTCATAAAATATTATGCTAGGGCGGAAAATAAAAGTAAAAATTTCAGCCCTAGTAATAATTTTTATTTTAAAATTTGAAAAATATAATAAAATTTCCAGTATGAAAAAAATTTTGATTGGATTTACTAATGAATCATTCCGCGAGGGTAACAAATTTATACAAAAAAAAATCCATAATGGAATGAATCATAAAATAGATTATAATATTTTATCAAATTTTAATTTTGTTCCAAAATTAATTTTAAATTCTAATGAAAAAATTATTTGGGAGTGGATTGATGGCGAAAAAGTTGAACCAAAAATTGAAACACTAGAAAAAATTGCTTCTCAATTAAGAGAAATTCATAATTCCAACCTTGATTTTCCTCCCTCAAATCATTCCTTTCGGGTTGAGCATTATTTGAAAGTTTTATCTGAAAAAGGTATAAATAATACAGTTATTGTAAAATATTATGACTTTATTAAGAAAATTCTTCAAAAAATGGATAAATCCAAGCCACTTCATAATGATTTGTGGTTGATGAATATGATTGAAAAAGATCAGAAAATCTACTTTTTAGACTGGGAGTATGCATCAAAAGGTGATATTCATTTTGATTTGGCTTATTTTATTGAATCAGCCAAACTAAATAGTGAAAAAGAACGCATTTTTTTAAATTTTTATGGTATAATTAATTATGAAAATCTTCTATTACAAAAAATTTTAGTATTATACCTTATAATATTGTGAGTGAATGCGCAAGAAACAAAACATTTTGATGATACACCTTATGCGAAAAAACTAGAAGATTTATATTTGGTTTTTGCATCTCGAAAGGAATAAAATGCGATTTGTCGACTATGTTTCAATCGAAGTCGTGGCTGGAAAAGGTGGCGATGGGATAATATCGTTTCGCCGGGAAGCTCATGTCGACAAAGGTGGACCGGACGGTGGCGATGGTGGATGAGGTGGTTCAATTTATTTTGTTGGTGATTCAGGTATGAATACTTTATTACCTTTTTATCAAACCAAGAAGATTTTCGGTTATAATGGCGAAAATGGTAGGCCAAAAAGACAGACTGGCGCTAATGGAAAAGATATTTTTATAAAAGTTCCTTTAGGTACACAAGTTTTTCTAAAAAAGTCTTTAATTTGTGATATAATTTTAGAAAAAAAATACTTAATAGCCAAAGGAGGTCGAGGAGGTCTTGGAAATTTTCATTTCAGAAATTCAAAAAATAAGGCACCTCGAATTTCTGAAAATGGGGAATTAGGTCAAAATTTTTATCTTGATTTACAACTAAAAGTTATGGCTGATATCGGTTTGGTAGGTAAGCCTAATGCAGGTAAATCGACACTTTTATCACTAATTTCTAACTCAAAACCAAAAATTGCAAATTATGAATTTACAACTTTAGCCCCACAATTAGGTGTTGTGAAAATTTATGAAAATTCATTTGTAACAGCTGATCTTCCCGGATTAATCCAGGGTGCTAGTTCGGGGAAGGGAATGGGAATTATTTTTTTAAAGCACATTGAAAGGTGTCGAGCAATTGTTCACGTAATTGATTTTGGTTCAGATAACAAAAATCCAATTAAGGATTTTATCGAGATAAAATCAGAATTAGAAAAATTCAATAAAAAGTTATTGGATTTAAACCAAATAGTTATTGCAAATAAGTGTGATCTACCTAATTTTCAGTTTAATTTAGCAAATTTTAAAAGAAAATTTCCAAAAATCAAAATAATTAAAAGTAGTTTAATTTCTGCAAAACAAAACGAAATTAATATAATTAAAGAGAAAATGTTTGGTTTGTTAGGAGAAAAACAAAAAAAATTAGAAATTCAAGAGATAAACACCTCAAAAATTGAATTTAACTTAAAAGCTCCCTTTTTAATTAAGAGCAGAAATAACGGTTTTTTTGAAATTACAGGAGAACTTATTCAAAAAATTATTCAAAAAATCCCGCTAAATTCTCAAGAGAACATTTTACGTTTTAATGCAAAAGTTAAAAAAATTGGACTTTGGGATGAATTGATCAAAAAAGGAATTAAACCAGGGGATTTAGTTAGAATCTATGAATTTGAATTTCACTGGAATTAAAATTATTTTATTAGAGCGAAAATCGCTCCAAATCACCAATATTATTCAAAAAAAATACAAACCATATGAAAGTGAGGAAACGCAATGAGCGTAGTTGCCAAAATAAAGAAGTTAATTGCGGAAAACCCGAAAGACAAAGCCGAGTGGTCTTTTGTTGCTAAAAAAACATTAGTTGCATTGTTATTTTTATATCATAAATCAACTAAATTAACTTCTCAAAGAGAGAAAGTTTACCAAACTTTAGGAATAGTTGAAAAACCAAAAGAAAACAAAGAAGAGGAAGTTTCAGCGATAGAACGTGCGCTCTCGCTATTGGAACCTAAATATACAAAACTTTTGATCAAAGAATTTATTGACAACGATTATAGCTGAATAAAAAAATATTGATCAAAATCCACTTATTACAAAAATATGCACAATGCAATTGACCAATTTATCATAATTTTAAACCTTTAATATATGAATTTCGAATTAGCTCCTTATGAAAATCCGGAAATCCAAATAGCAAGGAGTTATGGGCAGATTTCATTTAGTTATGCATCAAGTTCTTCACCAAACGGAATTAGACAGTTTGTGAAAATTGAGCGTGATTTATCTTCGGATCAATTTAGCGTGATTGTTACTGTTTTTTCAAAAGTAGCCGGAAAAGTTAATGTTTATGTTCAGGTTAATAATTCTAGTCCAACAGCTCCAAAATTACTTGAATTATTACCAGAAAAATTCAATCAAGCAGTTTTTACATTCGGAGACTTTGGGCAAACAAAAGAAAAGGCCAATGAGTCTAAATTTCCGAAATTAGATAATATTTTAGTTTACTTAACAAAAGAAAACGAGCAAAAAATACTATTAGATAATGTTTTGAAGGTGCGAAATTTTTCAGATGTAAATAAAGAATATTCGATTAAAAAAGCAGGGATTGGTTTTAAGCTTTTAAAATCAATTAAAATGGCAAATTTAGGCGCTGATGCCTCAATTGAATTTTCAAAAACTTATGAAAAAATTGATGAAAATACAATCTATTTTTTTCCTGATAAATTTAGTCAAAAAAAACACAATATAAATATTTTTAAAGTTGGTCTTGATCCTGAAGTTTTTGAAGCTGGCAATATTGAAAAAAATATTAATATTAGCAATCTAAAACTAACAAATCTGCCAGTTAAAGCAGTAACCGGATCAAAAAATCAATTGGATTTATCTTTTAAATTTCGCCAAGATATTTACGATAAAAATAAGGGACCGGAAATAATTCAAGGAAAATACATTGTTGGTGATATTTTTATAACATCAAATAGTTATTATGATCCAACAGAAAGAGCAGTTTTTTTAGGGAATTCGCAAATTTCTCAGCAAGGTTTTGTAATTCCCTATAATTTTTCAGGGACGCTAAATCCTAAAGTAGAGATGAGCATCAATAATGACTATCGGAAAATAAACGTCGCTTTTTCACAAGAAATACCGAAAAAATTAATTGATTATCAAAAAAAGAATGGAATTTACAAGCTAAAAATTACAAATTACCCTACCCCTTTTATTAAAACAGATCGAATTAGAATCTCAAATCAAGATTTTAAATATGTTGCCACTAATTTTTTAACAATTCAACAATTAAAAGATCTTTCTTTTACTAACTTTAAAGAAGACGATGATGAGAAAGAATTAGAGGAATAAAATTAAGGGCGCAATTAAAGTAGGGGCAGCTCTTATCTCGGTTGGGATAATTGCTGGAGCTGGTTTTGGAGGTTGGTATTTATATAATCACAAGTTGCAAAAATCAATTCCATCTTTAAAAAAACAGCTTGATTTTGATGTAAAATCTGATACTGATTATAAAGATAGTGATGTTTTTCCAAATATTTATGCCAACGATTTTTATGATACAATTAAGGTTAAAAACGGGGAAGTTTATATTGATGAGTGATTAGTGGAGAATGTAATTAAGGAGATTGTTTCAAAAATTAAAGTTGCTTTCGGAACGGTCAATTTTCGATACCAAATTGATGAGAAAAAAGAAACAATATATATTGAAATTTTATGAAAATATAAAAAACATATGTTAAATCGTAACTATAAAATTAGTTTATATCAGGATATTTAATATTAGTTATTTTCGAAAAATTAAGTATAATTATTTTTGATTTTATGTTAAAAATAATTGCTCATATTGATATTGATAACTTTTTTGTTTCATCAGAACTAAAGTTAAACCCAAAATTAAAAGGACAGCCAATTGTAATTTCCCGAAGCGAGGATTTTGCAATGGCTGTTTCTGTCTCTAAAGAGGTTAAGTCAAAAGGTTTCAAAATATCAGATAAAATTAATGAAATTAAAAAAAAGATACCTAATTTATTAGTAATTCATCCAAATATAAATTATTATAAATTCTTATCTGATCAATTTTTTAATTTTATAAGTAAAAATTTTTCAAAAAAAATTGAGGTTTATTCAATTGATGAATGTTTTATTGATCTAACAGAATATTCCCGAAAATTTAAGTCAATTACAGATATGCTCTATTTTATTAAAAATAAACTAGTAAAAAATTTTAGATTACCAATCTCAATCGGACTATCCTATAATAAATTATTAGCAAAAATGGCAACAAATTTAGCCAAAAATTCAGAAGCAGGCATTATGCAGGTTTCAACAAAAAAAGATGTTAAAGCTTTTATTTATCCTCAAAAAATAGGCAATCTTTTTGGAATTGGCATTCAAAATACTGAAAAATTAAAAAAATTCGGAATTATCACTATTCAAGATTTTATCCAAAAAGGTGTTAATAATGAGAAAATAATTGAAATTTTAGGAGTTAATCGTTATTATTTT
Protein-coding sequences here:
- the secG gene encoding preprotein translocase subunit SecG, whose product is MWRTIIVTFIAIFGVLIILISLLMSPHSNSFSGALIGSSDLDLFQISKERGFKKFTKWAMFVVGFIFLGLALVVRLL
- a CDS encoding phospholipase D-like domain-containing protein, which codes for MHKFIKWFFYYCFLVIFLVAFSATIYLIHYFLAKNMNWISILTIFIVYASTSFFNLFILLQKRRYETKISWLIACSILPIIGPISYIFLGRKYLKSQNIKKYFAQYRNFTNLKEKVQTWKNQESKDTLLSFSSEYFSSPIKEFNGNLLVDGHSFFEKLFADIKNAKKFIFIDVYIIKNDFIWKKLKKILVDKRKCGVIIKILVDSFGTYLIKRRHWIELKKQKIEVLHFNTFKIPFVSGQSFYRNHRKVYIIDGKIAYTGGNNISEEYSSFDKNYGYWMDLNLRLEGEIVQTYCKNFLFHWTKWGKKKISKEKINGFCSIENSNLKQDKNDNLGVVIQNGPNLEHSLIEGFILKKIYSAKKNIKIFTPYLVPSQKIIDALKDILLAKIEVNFFLPGRNDSKIIKTFNDFFAKKLLKYGAKIHYFKELFFHGKSIIIDDKYGMIGTSNLDYRSLLFQYETNLFFKGKILGDFLNYIQVLKNQNIIIEINKVSKVFFILRFFIFFLKTVI
- the recA gene encoding recombinase RecA — protein: MTEINEKSLLKQALAEIKKKFGNESIMVLGEKPPIDTEVFSSGSMAIDMALGIGGFPKGRIVEIYGPESSGKTTISLHAIAEVQKQGGIAAFIDAEHSIDPQYAKNLGIDIDNLILSQPDSGEQALDIVDTLTKTKAIDLIVVDSVAALVPMAELQGEMKDQVIGAQARLMSKALRKITASLNKNGTTVIFINQIREKVGVIFGNPETTPGGRGLKFYASIRLDVRKIQQITSGNDITGHSVKIKVVKNKLAIPFKTALVEIVFAKGISKSAEIAQLGEELGILVRKGSWFAYKGENIAQGKVNLKLLLENNTKLFNEIKDQIIEKLKENQQQSQTL
- a CDS encoding phosphotransferase codes for the protein MKKILIGFTNESFREGNKFIQKKIHNGMNHKIDYNILSNFNFVPKLILNSNEKIIWEWIDGEKVEPKIETLEKIASQLREIHNSNLDFPPSNHSFRVEHYLKVLSEKGINNTVIVKYYDFIKKILQKMDKSKPLHNDLWLMNMIEKDQKIYFLDWEYASKGDIHFDLAYFIESAKLNSEKERIFLNFYGIINYENLLLQKILVLYLIILWVNAQETKHFDDTPYAKKLEDLYLVFASRKE
- the obgE gene encoding GTPase ObgE, whose amino-acid sequence is MRFVDYVSIEVVAGKGGDGIISFRREAHVDKGGPDGGDGGWGGSIYFVGDSGMNTLLPFYQTKKIFGYNGENGRPKRQTGANGKDIFIKVPLGTQVFLKKSLICDIILEKKYLIAKGGRGGLGNFHFRNSKNKAPRISENGELGQNFYLDLQLKVMADIGLVGKPNAGKSTLLSLISNSKPKIANYEFTTLAPQLGVVKIYENSFVTADLPGLIQGASSGKGMGIIFLKHIERCRAIVHVIDFGSDNKNPIKDFIEIKSELEKFNKKLLDLNQIVIANKCDLPNFQFNLANFKRKFPKIKIIKSSLISAKQNEINIIKEKMFGLLGEKQKKLEIQEINTSKIEFNLKAPFLIKSRNNGFFEITGELIQKIIQKIPLNSQENILRFNAKVKKIGLWDELIKKGIKPGDLVRIYEFEFHWN
- a CDS encoding MG284/MPN403 family protein codes for the protein MSVVAKIKKLIAENPKDKAEWSFVAKKTLVALLFLYHKSTKLTSQREKVYQTLGIVEKPKENKEEEVSAIERALSLLEPKYTKLLIKEFIDNDYSWIKKYWSKSTYYKNMHNAIDQFIIILNL
- a CDS encoding MHO_1580 family protein — protein: MNFELAPYENPEIQIARSYGQISFSYASSSSPNGIRQFVKIERDLSSDQFSVIVTVFSKVAGKVNVYVQVNNSSPTAPKLLELLPEKFNQAVFTFGDFGQTKEKANESKFPKLDNILVYLTKENEQKILLDNVLKVRNFSDVNKEYSIKKAGIGFKLLKSIKMANLGADASIEFSKTYEKIDENTIYFFPDKFSQKKHNINIFKVGLDPEVFEAGNIEKNINISNLKLTNLPVKAVTGSKNQLDLSFKFRQDIYDKNKGPEIIQGKYIVGDIFITSNSYYDPTERAVFLGNSQISQQGFVIPYNFSGTLNPKVEMSINNDYRKINVAFSQEIPKKLIDYQKKNGIYKLKITNYPTPFIKTDRIRISNQDFKYVATNFLTIQQLKDLSFTNFKEDDDEKELEE
- a CDS encoding MHO_1590 family protein is translated as MQKSIPSLKKQLDFDVKSDTDYKDSDVFPNIYANDFYDTIKVKNGEVYIDEWLVENVIKEIVSKIKVAFGTVNFRYQIDEKKETIYIEILWKYKKHMLNRNYKISLYQDI
- a CDS encoding Y-family DNA polymerase, yielding MLKIIAHIDIDNFFVSSELKLNPKLKGQPIVISRSEDFAMAVSVSKEVKSKGFKISDKINEIKKKIPNLLVIHPNINYYKFLSDQFFNFISKNFSKKIEVYSIDECFIDLTEYSRKFKSITDMLYFIKNKLVKNFRLPISIGLSYNKLLAKMATNLAKNSEAGIMQVSTKKDVKAFIYPQKIGNLFGIGIQNTEKLKKFGIITIQDFIQKGVNNEKIIEILGVNRYYFFHALTKIGDDNVCDKLEKFKSVSHFRTLSGDILLTKKQILDGVSEFLLELVEKLKKFNKAANRVEFFFKLKNKEKDHFFSDISFPSNDYDFLYQNLLALVEKIENFSLIHGFGITLSKISDYDKSMLNTNPKVKNIVAKVNKKIGLKKLFVLKYLKN